The Osmia lignaria lignaria isolate PbOS001 chromosome 14, iyOsmLign1, whole genome shotgun sequence genome has a window encoding:
- the rictor gene encoding rapamycin-insensitive companion of Tor isoform X3 has translation MAISSWMIWGRSLRTSRSHRSRQDSEDSCVQLDLSRGLKENVKEVLTNLCQRHNVPSIKKLAYLNAIVKLISENDSPEYGYSINDIFCCLRVGLVHEATQVRAAALRAVRYMLKKEQDVIAINKLQYPYFVARSMDVNLRNEMERMQALRLVRRILVLAPKYFSPILARSLVSLTNGGIEEKDGAFRAFLATLCELGILNSNLLISCGGIGALARAAMTGQSPTIIESVVGVLLKLLNTPETRNSVSLLCFAAPYCELHSLSIDRTKEEKERFAASKLALLSILRSYSGVLHFCRPDDNSGLKAIADILYVEQLEVRGAVLELLYELLNLPLPTWTDEPDVALAAVDPSRARDSWKLSEGFVAAEGKYILPSLSSRCPNITEIHLALLVYALLECGLHRALAETIVSTDTFISVRAAVLLGALLHLAHSLLPSEVCDLTPPLPNLLEHASAGKHQALAAVTILERMHTMMRRRPAPASLFLDKLLQAGTWLRPTLPRRQRTSSRHWLRRESPTTPLLKDAQVLSFKDAHAWNWPVVQSILRSREDTMRILHDSDHRLFMKRLVRYFKPCSNAYSRVELATNASLAREATLAGCDLLNCLLELHEPESTKLLNELIGDVAEQISSIRTAQSAHECLFSPRHMSTTCCQKYFLFLGQLSHSAKGTVILKGFNLLEKLQDLALATNHDCYVKLIVSSLDYSRDGPNRKVLTKIITEAALDSTRLYATQFLRLILRARMADAYRWAIALLSDRLSDSNKTVALTALEALHEACEEPEYLEAMLQQGSQCRDWEKWLNELGDKGYLLKIRLYSIHQGFTTISSPAEELEKWISPGGFAERYVGLIEGEIHDSLTRRQRDETGSYHRRTTNVPMTPHNIFILPHLLGQLAQHDLGMQLLMRRNVIQRFARIIQRFKMEVGGRDSESNSRCIKTNRSVIDDVYPMSEESGTDETIESNKLETIMDAETVEGIDMYSTQKVDSLIDIRRKTSLDDSRRTTPERSWRLETESREDQATSLNKRILRVKSALWLLGHVGTSAAGVEQLNHLGILELITSMAETCSYYAVRATSLYALSLIGTTRAGADALLIYDWPCVRHRRGDHWPVLPPTSRYPAPSPVPIQRHHRSLSDGKPELPEPVARRTRNRSESAATDLEARRYALLERGETPSPVSSIQRLSQQDAEGYARLRSLQRHRRPSYSHSSLEMYSLDGRLSLQSLSEFDSSRSWIAEQVLTPTPPPPEDNNDNLFYMGIALPKRLITIFPELPQLSVPTITDDAPKSDIETTEVDEESCSECDVDAEHYRICLVCYHGKSISRDSLPEQDIKLQRKILRHAQRLANPIWYRHSRQTLLRLRQLHSDKFQDTCLFSDVAARLGSGTYRMPARRFLQELFLDSTFDVLYVEAANILKVHEDNDDKSGRFPISTALESDSHVPSEIKINGRLTFSEIQVTQLDALVEEAGADTCVTQQYSEKSQEFSCKQERRSDEKIIAEILKPEEKLRLSKSSDRLLKVSVS, from the exons ATGGCAATTTCTAGTTGGATGATTTGGGGTAGGAGCCTTCGGACGAGCAGGTCTCATCGAA GCCGTCAAGACAGTGAAGACAGCTGCGTGCAACTCGATCTGTCAAGAG GATTGAAAGAAAATgtgaaagaagttttaacaaATCTCTGTCAGCGTCACAATGTTCCAAGCATTAAAAAATTAGCATATCTTAATGCCATTGTTAAGTTAATTAGTGAAAATGATTCGCCAGAATATGgatatagtatcaatgacaTATTTTGCTG ctTGCGGGTTGGTCTTGTCCATGAAGCAACACAAGTTCGTGCTGCTGCTTTACGAGCTGTAAGATATATGCTGAAAAAGGAACAGgatgttattgcaattaacaaaTTACAGTATCCATACTTTGTGGCTCGCAGTATGGAtgttaatttaagaaatgaaatggaaagaATGCAAGCGCTTAGGCTTGTTAGAAGAATTTTAGTATTGGCACCAAAATATTTTAGTCCTATTTTAGCAAGGTCTCTAGTAAGCTTAACAAATGGTGGAATTGAAGAAAAAGATGGAGCATTTAGAGCATTCTTGGCAACTCTTTGCGAGTTAggtattttaaattcaaatttattgaTCAGTTGTGGAGGAATTGGTGCTCTTGCAAGAGCTGCCATGACTGGACAAAGCCCTACTATAATTGAATCTGTTGTGGGAGTTttactaaaattattaaatactccTGAAACTAGGAATAGCGTTTCCCTTTTATGTTTTGCAGCTCCTTATTGTGAGCTTCATTCATTGAGTATAGAtagaacaaaagaagaaaaagaaagatttgCAGCAAGTAAATTAGCATTATTAAGTATACTGAGATCTTATTCAGGAGTTTTACATTTTTGTCGTCCTGATGATAATTCAGGCTTAAAAGCTATAGCAGATATACTGTATGTTGAACAACTTGAAGTAAGAGGTGCTGTATTAGAATTACTTTACGAATTGTTAAACTTACCTTTACCTACGTGGACGGATGAGCCTGATGTTGCTCTTGCAGCGGTAGATCCTAGTAGAGCACGTGATTCATGGAAATTGTCAGAAGGTTTCGTTGCAGCTgaaggaaaatatattttaccgtCTTTATCGTCACGCTGCCCAAATATTACAGAGATACATTTGGCATTATTGGTTTATGCTTTACTGGAATGTGGTTTACATCGTGCTCTGGCAGAAACTATCGTTTCTACCGATACGTTTATTTCCGTACGCGCAGCTGTCCTTTTAGGTGCATTATTACATCTTGCACATTCTCTTCTACCTTCCGAAGTGTGTGATCTTACTCCTCCTCTACCAAATTTATTGGAACATGCAAGCGCTGGGAAACATCAAGCTTTAGCAGCTGTTACAATCTTGGAACGAATGCATACGATGATGAGACGGAGACCAGCACCGGCGAGTTTATTTCTTGATAAGCTGTTACAAGCAGGCACTTGGTTAAGGCCAACATTACCGAGACGTCAACGAACATCCAGTAGACATTGGTTACGAAGAGAGTCACCAACCACACCACTCTTAAAAGATGCTCAAGTACTCAGTTTTAAAGACGCTCATGCTTGGAATTGGCCGGTAGTACAATCTATATTACGTTCACGAGAGGATACAATGCGAATACTTCATGATTCTGACCACAGGTTGTTCATGAAAAGGCTTGTGCGTTATTTCAAACCATGTTCAAATGCATACAGTAGAGTGGAATTGGCAACAAATGCTAGTTTAGCAAGGGAAGCAACATTAGCTGGTTGTGATTTATTAAATTGTTTGCTAGAACTTCATGAACCTGAAagcacaaaattattaaatgaattgaTCGGAGATGTTGCCGAACAAATTTCCAGCATCCGGACAGCTCAATCAGCTCACGAGTGTTTGTTCTCGCCTCGTCATATGTCCACTACTTGTTGCCAGAAGTATTTTCTGTTTCTTGGACAACTGAGTCATTCAGCCAAAGGAACTGTGATTCTAAAAggatttaatttattagaaaagttGCAAGACTTGGCTTTAGCTACTAATCATGACTGCTATGTTAAACTTATAGTTTCAAGTTTAGATTATTCTAGGGATGGACCTAATAGAAAAGTATTAACTAAAATTATTACAGAAGCAGCGTTAGACAGTACGCGTCTATATGCAACACAGTTCCTTAGATTGATACTCAGAGCCAGAATGGCTGACGCTTATCGCTGGGCAATAGCATTACTGTCGGATCGGCTATCAGATTCCAATAAAACTGTAGCACTAACTGCTTTAGAGGCATTACACGAAGCTTGTGAAGAACCAGAGTATTTAGAAGCCATGTTACAACAAGGAAGTCAATGTCGAGATTGGGAGAAATGGTTGAACGAGTTAGGTGATAAAggatatttattgaaaattcgaCTTTACTCTATCCATCAAGGTTTTACAACAATTTCGTCTCCTGCGGAGGAATTAGAAAAATGGATCAGTCCGGGAGGTTTCGCGGAAAGATACGTTGGTCTAATAGAAGGAGAAATACACGATTCTTTGACTCGTCGTCAAAGAGATGAAACTGGAAGCTATCACAGAAGAACAACCAATGTTCCTATGACACctcataacatttttattttaccacATTTGTTAGGTCAGTTGGCACAGCATGACTTAGGCATGCAATTATTAATGCGTCGGAATGTGATACAACGTTTTGCCCGAATCATTCAAAGATTTAAAATGGAGGTTGGTGGTAGAGATTCTGAGTCAAACTCAAGGTgtatcaaaaccaatcggtctGTAATCGATGATGTTTACCCTATGTCGGAAGAATCTGGCACGGACGAAACAATAGAGTCAAATAAATTGGAGACAATAATGGATGCTGAAACTGTGGAGGGTATTGATATGTATAGTACACAAAAAGTTGATTCTTTAATTGATATTCGTCGAAAAACAAGTTTGGATGACTCCAGACGTACTACTCCAGAAAGGAGTTGGAGATTAGAGACTGAATCTCGCGAGGATCAAGCTACaagtttaaataaaagaattttaagaGTGAAATCTGCATTGTGGTTGCTTGGTCATGTGGGAACATCAGCAGCAGGCGTAGAACAATTGAATCAtttaggaattttagaattaattaCTTCCATGGCAGAAACGTGTTCGTATTACGCGGTGCGAGCAACGTCTTTGTACGCCCTTAGTCTTATCGGTACCACTCGTGCAGGCGCGGATGCATTATTAATTTATGACTGGCCGTGTGTTAGACACAGACGAGGAGATCATTGGCCAGTACTTCCTCCTACAAGTAGGTATCCAGCTCCGAGTCCTGTTCCTATACAACGACATCATCGGAGTCTTAGCGATGGCAAACCAGAATTACCCGAACCGGTAGCTCGAAGAACAAGAAATCGATCTGAAAGTGCAGCTACAGATCTCGAAGCTAGGCGTTATGCTCTATT AGAAAGGGGAGAAACGCCAAGTCCTGTGTCAAGTATTCAAAGATTGAGTCAACAAGATGCTGAGGGATATGCAAGGCTTCGTAGTTTACAACGCCATCGAAGACCCAGTTATTCCCATAGTAGCTTAGag ATGTACAGTTTAGATGGTCGACTTTCGTTGCAAAGTTTATCAGAATTTGATTCATCTCGCAGTTGGATTGCGGAACAAGTACTCACTCCAACACCCCCACCCCCTGaagataataatgataatttattttacatggGTATAGCCCTTCCAAAGAGACTTATAACTATTTTTCCGGAACTACCACAGTTGTCGGTTCCAACTATAACAGACGATGCACCCAAGTCTGATATAGAAACGACGGAAGTAGACGAGGAATCTTGTTCAGAATGTGATGTAGATGCGGAGCATTATCGTATTTGTTTAGTATGTTATCATGGTAAAAGCATCAGCAGAGATTCGCTTCCAGAGCAAGATATAAAATTACAGAG gaaAATACTTAGACATGCACAACGGTTAGCAAATCCTATATGGTACCGACATAGTCGGCAAACTCTGCTTAGATTAAGGCAATTACATTCAGATAAATTTCAG GACACTTGTTTATTTTCGGATGTAGCTGCCCGTTTAGGTAGTGGTACATATAGAATGCCAGCACGacgttttttacaagaattatttttagattctacattcgatgta CTTTATGTAGAAGCAGCTAATATTCTAAAAGTACACGAAGACAATGATGATAAATCAGGGCGATTTCCCATTTCTACGGCACTTGAATCCGATTCCCATGTGCCTTCGGAAATTAAGATCAATGGAAGACTTACATTCTCCGAGATTCAAGTAACACAATTGGATGCCCTTGTCGAGGAGGCAGGAGCTGATACCTGCGTAACACAACAGTATAGTGAAAAATCACAAGAATTTTCGTGTAAACAAGAACGGCGAAGTGACGAGAAAATAATTGCCGAAATTTTAAAACCAGAAGAAAAATTACGCCTGTCAAAGAGTTCCGATAGATTGTTAAAAGTATCAG tttCATAA
- the rictor gene encoding rapamycin-insensitive companion of Tor isoform X5, translating into MAISSWMIWGRSLRTSRSHRSRQDSEDSCVQLDLSRGLKENVKEVLTNLCQRHNVPSIKKLAYLNAIVKLISENDSPEYGYSINDIFCCLRVGLVHEATQVRAAALRAVRYMLKKEQDVIAINKLQYPYFVARSMDVNLRNEMERMQALRLVRRILVLAPKYFSPILARSLVSLTNGGIEEKDGAFRAFLATLCELGILNSNLLISCGGIGALARAAMTGQSPTIIESVVGVLLKLLNTPETRNSVSLLCFAAPYCELHSLSIDRTKEEKERFAASKLALLSILRSYSGVLHFCRPDDNSGLKAIADILYVEQLEVRGAVLELLYELLNLPLPTWTDEPDVALAAVDPSRARDSWKLSEGFVAAEGKYILPSLSSRCPNITEIHLALLVYALLECGLHRALAETIVSTDTFISVRAAVLLGALLHLAHSLLPSEVCDLTPPLPNLLEHASAGKHQALAAVTILERMHTMMRRRPAPASLFLDKLLQAGTWLRPTLPRRQRTSSRHWLRRESPTTPLLKDAQVLSFKDAHAWNWPVVQSILRSREDTMRILHDSDHRLFMKRLVRYFKPCSNAYSRVELATNASLAREATLAGCDLLNCLLELHEPESTKLLNELIGDVAEQISSIRTAQSAHECLFSPRHMSTTCCQKYFLFLGQLSHSAKGTVILKGFNLLEKLQDLALATNHDCYVKLIVSSLDYSRDGPNRKVLTKIITEAALDSTRLYATQFLRLILRARMADAYRWAIALLSDRLSDSNKTVALTALEALHEACEEPEYLEAMLQQGSQCRDWEKWLNELGDKGYLLKIRLYSIHQGFTTISSPAEELEKWISPGGFAERYVGLIEGEIHDSLTRRQRDETGSYHRRTTNVPMTPHNIFILPHLLGQLAQHDLGMQLLMRRNVIQRFARIIQRFKMEVGGRDSESNSRCIKTNRSVIDDVYPMSEESGTDETIESNKLETIMDAETVEGIDMYSTQKVDSLIDIRRKTSLDDSRRTTPERSWRLETESREDQATSLNKRILRVKSALWLLGHVGTSAAGVEQLNHLGILELITSMAETCSYYAVRATSLYALSLIGTTRAGADALLIYDWPCVRHRRGDHWPVLPPTSRYPAPSPVPIQRHHRSLSDGKPELPEPVARRTRNRSESAATDLEARRYALLERGETPSPVSSIQRLSQQDAEGYARLRSLQRHRRPSYSHSSLEMYSLDGRLSLQSLSEFDSSRSWIAEQVLTPTPPPPEDNNDNLFYMGIALPKRLITIFPELPQLSVPTITDDAPKSDIETTEVDEESCSECDVDAEHYRICLVCYHGKSISRDSLPEQDIKLQRKILRHAQRLANPIWYRHSRQTLLRLRQLHSDKFQDTCLFSDVAARLGSGTYRMPARRFLQELFLDSTFDVKQLIF; encoded by the exons ATGGCAATTTCTAGTTGGATGATTTGGGGTAGGAGCCTTCGGACGAGCAGGTCTCATCGAA GCCGTCAAGACAGTGAAGACAGCTGCGTGCAACTCGATCTGTCAAGAG GATTGAAAGAAAATgtgaaagaagttttaacaaATCTCTGTCAGCGTCACAATGTTCCAAGCATTAAAAAATTAGCATATCTTAATGCCATTGTTAAGTTAATTAGTGAAAATGATTCGCCAGAATATGgatatagtatcaatgacaTATTTTGCTG ctTGCGGGTTGGTCTTGTCCATGAAGCAACACAAGTTCGTGCTGCTGCTTTACGAGCTGTAAGATATATGCTGAAAAAGGAACAGgatgttattgcaattaacaaaTTACAGTATCCATACTTTGTGGCTCGCAGTATGGAtgttaatttaagaaatgaaatggaaagaATGCAAGCGCTTAGGCTTGTTAGAAGAATTTTAGTATTGGCACCAAAATATTTTAGTCCTATTTTAGCAAGGTCTCTAGTAAGCTTAACAAATGGTGGAATTGAAGAAAAAGATGGAGCATTTAGAGCATTCTTGGCAACTCTTTGCGAGTTAggtattttaaattcaaatttattgaTCAGTTGTGGAGGAATTGGTGCTCTTGCAAGAGCTGCCATGACTGGACAAAGCCCTACTATAATTGAATCTGTTGTGGGAGTTttactaaaattattaaatactccTGAAACTAGGAATAGCGTTTCCCTTTTATGTTTTGCAGCTCCTTATTGTGAGCTTCATTCATTGAGTATAGAtagaacaaaagaagaaaaagaaagatttgCAGCAAGTAAATTAGCATTATTAAGTATACTGAGATCTTATTCAGGAGTTTTACATTTTTGTCGTCCTGATGATAATTCAGGCTTAAAAGCTATAGCAGATATACTGTATGTTGAACAACTTGAAGTAAGAGGTGCTGTATTAGAATTACTTTACGAATTGTTAAACTTACCTTTACCTACGTGGACGGATGAGCCTGATGTTGCTCTTGCAGCGGTAGATCCTAGTAGAGCACGTGATTCATGGAAATTGTCAGAAGGTTTCGTTGCAGCTgaaggaaaatatattttaccgtCTTTATCGTCACGCTGCCCAAATATTACAGAGATACATTTGGCATTATTGGTTTATGCTTTACTGGAATGTGGTTTACATCGTGCTCTGGCAGAAACTATCGTTTCTACCGATACGTTTATTTCCGTACGCGCAGCTGTCCTTTTAGGTGCATTATTACATCTTGCACATTCTCTTCTACCTTCCGAAGTGTGTGATCTTACTCCTCCTCTACCAAATTTATTGGAACATGCAAGCGCTGGGAAACATCAAGCTTTAGCAGCTGTTACAATCTTGGAACGAATGCATACGATGATGAGACGGAGACCAGCACCGGCGAGTTTATTTCTTGATAAGCTGTTACAAGCAGGCACTTGGTTAAGGCCAACATTACCGAGACGTCAACGAACATCCAGTAGACATTGGTTACGAAGAGAGTCACCAACCACACCACTCTTAAAAGATGCTCAAGTACTCAGTTTTAAAGACGCTCATGCTTGGAATTGGCCGGTAGTACAATCTATATTACGTTCACGAGAGGATACAATGCGAATACTTCATGATTCTGACCACAGGTTGTTCATGAAAAGGCTTGTGCGTTATTTCAAACCATGTTCAAATGCATACAGTAGAGTGGAATTGGCAACAAATGCTAGTTTAGCAAGGGAAGCAACATTAGCTGGTTGTGATTTATTAAATTGTTTGCTAGAACTTCATGAACCTGAAagcacaaaattattaaatgaattgaTCGGAGATGTTGCCGAACAAATTTCCAGCATCCGGACAGCTCAATCAGCTCACGAGTGTTTGTTCTCGCCTCGTCATATGTCCACTACTTGTTGCCAGAAGTATTTTCTGTTTCTTGGACAACTGAGTCATTCAGCCAAAGGAACTGTGATTCTAAAAggatttaatttattagaaaagttGCAAGACTTGGCTTTAGCTACTAATCATGACTGCTATGTTAAACTTATAGTTTCAAGTTTAGATTATTCTAGGGATGGACCTAATAGAAAAGTATTAACTAAAATTATTACAGAAGCAGCGTTAGACAGTACGCGTCTATATGCAACACAGTTCCTTAGATTGATACTCAGAGCCAGAATGGCTGACGCTTATCGCTGGGCAATAGCATTACTGTCGGATCGGCTATCAGATTCCAATAAAACTGTAGCACTAACTGCTTTAGAGGCATTACACGAAGCTTGTGAAGAACCAGAGTATTTAGAAGCCATGTTACAACAAGGAAGTCAATGTCGAGATTGGGAGAAATGGTTGAACGAGTTAGGTGATAAAggatatttattgaaaattcgaCTTTACTCTATCCATCAAGGTTTTACAACAATTTCGTCTCCTGCGGAGGAATTAGAAAAATGGATCAGTCCGGGAGGTTTCGCGGAAAGATACGTTGGTCTAATAGAAGGAGAAATACACGATTCTTTGACTCGTCGTCAAAGAGATGAAACTGGAAGCTATCACAGAAGAACAACCAATGTTCCTATGACACctcataacatttttattttaccacATTTGTTAGGTCAGTTGGCACAGCATGACTTAGGCATGCAATTATTAATGCGTCGGAATGTGATACAACGTTTTGCCCGAATCATTCAAAGATTTAAAATGGAGGTTGGTGGTAGAGATTCTGAGTCAAACTCAAGGTgtatcaaaaccaatcggtctGTAATCGATGATGTTTACCCTATGTCGGAAGAATCTGGCACGGACGAAACAATAGAGTCAAATAAATTGGAGACAATAATGGATGCTGAAACTGTGGAGGGTATTGATATGTATAGTACACAAAAAGTTGATTCTTTAATTGATATTCGTCGAAAAACAAGTTTGGATGACTCCAGACGTACTACTCCAGAAAGGAGTTGGAGATTAGAGACTGAATCTCGCGAGGATCAAGCTACaagtttaaataaaagaattttaagaGTGAAATCTGCATTGTGGTTGCTTGGTCATGTGGGAACATCAGCAGCAGGCGTAGAACAATTGAATCAtttaggaattttagaattaattaCTTCCATGGCAGAAACGTGTTCGTATTACGCGGTGCGAGCAACGTCTTTGTACGCCCTTAGTCTTATCGGTACCACTCGTGCAGGCGCGGATGCATTATTAATTTATGACTGGCCGTGTGTTAGACACAGACGAGGAGATCATTGGCCAGTACTTCCTCCTACAAGTAGGTATCCAGCTCCGAGTCCTGTTCCTATACAACGACATCATCGGAGTCTTAGCGATGGCAAACCAGAATTACCCGAACCGGTAGCTCGAAGAACAAGAAATCGATCTGAAAGTGCAGCTACAGATCTCGAAGCTAGGCGTTATGCTCTATT AGAAAGGGGAGAAACGCCAAGTCCTGTGTCAAGTATTCAAAGATTGAGTCAACAAGATGCTGAGGGATATGCAAGGCTTCGTAGTTTACAACGCCATCGAAGACCCAGTTATTCCCATAGTAGCTTAGag ATGTACAGTTTAGATGGTCGACTTTCGTTGCAAAGTTTATCAGAATTTGATTCATCTCGCAGTTGGATTGCGGAACAAGTACTCACTCCAACACCCCCACCCCCTGaagataataatgataatttattttacatggGTATAGCCCTTCCAAAGAGACTTATAACTATTTTTCCGGAACTACCACAGTTGTCGGTTCCAACTATAACAGACGATGCACCCAAGTCTGATATAGAAACGACGGAAGTAGACGAGGAATCTTGTTCAGAATGTGATGTAGATGCGGAGCATTATCGTATTTGTTTAGTATGTTATCATGGTAAAAGCATCAGCAGAGATTCGCTTCCAGAGCAAGATATAAAATTACAGAG gaaAATACTTAGACATGCACAACGGTTAGCAAATCCTATATGGTACCGACATAGTCGGCAAACTCTGCTTAGATTAAGGCAATTACATTCAGATAAATTTCAG GACACTTGTTTATTTTCGGATGTAGCTGCCCGTTTAGGTAGTGGTACATATAGAATGCCAGCACGacgttttttacaagaattatttttagattctacattcgatgta AAGCAGCTAATATTCTAA